In Drosophila santomea strain STO CAGO 1482 chromosome 2L, Prin_Dsan_1.1, whole genome shotgun sequence, a single window of DNA contains:
- the LOC120457723 gene encoding protein borderless isoform X2: MAGILLTTSKKIFTWYEQETSTNELFNGRLHLVENHPEFGRASVNLTAIRESDQGWYHCQVSFPNRSPSVRNNGTAYHLAVQGGSLIRIPPVNQTIQEGQTAFFHCVKKNPENSQASWYKDGVLLQEVQDLVRRSYTGPDGSLSIDPTMMSDLGEYECKVRNSEGELQTAKAFLNIQYKAKVIYAPPEVFLPYGQPAVLDCHFRANPPLKNLRWEKDGLLFDSYNVPGVFYKMNGSLFFAKVDENHAGSYTCTPYNDLGTDGPSPVISVIVLRPPIFSVTPKAIYIQKLGEAAELPCEAIDRDGNNRPSIVWSRKDGEPLPADRFSLSGGNLTITGLVEGDRGIYECSATNEAATITAEAELMIENIAPRAPYNLTANSTETCITIRWQPGYLRPNLEYTVWYRLMEAPEWRTLRVLDKKVMEATVQHLQPGKEYEFMVLSQDKYGDGMFSKQFRFQTLPSPIRADDFDAQQLQHDLGQVTAPAGGLGAPWNLTAISNQQGWLLHWEHPVQGLEGLRLYAVRWWKEPEHFLIGHAETFDNYYQLRHLKEDTLFKVQVMAVGTEMQQSVPSHELLIDVPSQRKVRALIIGSSVGVIFLLCALCAFLYVKRSCLRHLFAKDSSAGEDEDTAESGDCDSDEQDHRERDRDSIKIRQST, translated from the exons ATGGCTGGCATTTTGTTGACAACT AGCAAGAAAATCTTCACCTGGTACGAGCAGGAGACCTCCACCAATGAGCTATTTAATGGCCGACTGCATCTGGTCGAGAACCATCCGGAATTTGGACGCGCCTCCGTCAATCTGACCGCCATCCGGGAATCGGACCAGGGCTGGTACCACTGCCAAGTTAGCTTCCCCAATCGCTCGCCCTCGGTCCGCAACAATGGCACCGCCTACCACCTGGCCGTCCAGGGTGGCTCCCTCATCCGCATTCCCCCAGTGAATCAGACCATCCAGGAGGGACAGACCGCCTTCTTCCATTGCGTTAAGAAGAATCCGGAGAACTCGCAGGCCTCGTGGTACAAGGACGGGGTGCTGCTGCAGGAGGTGCAGGATCTGGTGCGTAGATCCTACACGGGTCCCGATGGCAGCCTCAGCATCGATCCCACCATGATGAGCGACCTGGGCGAGTACGAGTGCAAGGTGCGCAACAGCGAGGGCGAACTGCAGACGGCCAAGGCCTTTCTCAACATACAAT ATAAGGCCAAGGTGATTTACGCCCCGCCAGAGGTTTTCCTGCCGTACGGCCAGCCCGCCGTGCTCGACTGCCACTTCCGTGCGAATCCGCCGTTGAAGAATTTGCGCTGGGAGAAGGACGGCCTGCTCTTCGACTCGTACAATGTGCCCGGGGTGTTCTACAAGATGAACGGCAGCCTGTTCTTCGCCAAGGTGGACGAGAACCATGCCGGCAGCTACACTTGCACACCCTACAACGACCTCGGCACGGACGGACCATCGCCGGTCATCAGCGTGATTGTGCTCCGGCCGCCCATCTTCAGCGTCACGCCCAAGGCCATCTACATCCAGAAGCTGGGCGAGGCCGCCGAGCTGCCCTGCGAAGCCATCGACCGGGACGGAAACAATCGACCCTCCATTGTCTGGAGCAGG AAAGACGGGGAGCCGCTGCCGGCGGACAGGTTCAGTCTCAGCGGCGGCAATCTGACTATCACGGGATTGGTGGAGGGGGACCGTGGAATATACGAGTGCTCGGCGACCAACGAGGCGGCCACCATTACGGCGGAGGCCGAGCTCATGATTGAGAACATCGCGCCGCGGGCACCGTACAATCTCACGGCCAACAGCACGGAGACCTGCATCACCATACGCTGGCAGCCAG GTTACCTGCGCCCCAACTTGGAGTACACTGTGTGGTATCGACTCATGGAGGCGCCCGAATGGCGAACCCTTCGCGTGCTGGACAAGAAGGTGATGGAGGCGACAGTGCAGCATCTTCAGCCGGGAAAGGAGTACGAGTTCATGGTGCTCAGCCAGGACAAATACGGCGACGGCATGTTCAGCAAGCAGTTCCGCTTCCAAACGCTAC CCTCGCCCATTAGGGCGGATGACTTCGATgcccagcagctgcaacacGATCTGGGTCAGGTCACAGCCCCAGCCGGGGGACTGGGAGCGCCCTGGAATCTCACTGCCATTAGCAACCAGCAGGGCTGGCTGCTCCACTGGGAGCATCCCGTCCAGGGATTGGAGGGCCTGCGCCTGTACGCCGTTCGTTGGTGGAAGGAGCCGGAGCACTTCCTCATCGGCCACGCGGAGACCTTCGACAACTACTACCAGCTGCGCCACCTCAAGGAGGACACGCTGTTCAAGGTGCAGGTCATGGCGGTGGGCACCGAAATGCAGCAATCGGTGCCCAGCCACGAGCTCCTCATCGACGTGCCATCGCAGCGGAAAGTGCGTGCCCTGATCATCGGCAGTTCCGTGGGCGTCATCTTTCTGCTCTGCGCCCTGTGCGCTTTTTTATACGTGAAGCGGAGCTGCCTAAGGCACCTGTTCGCCAAGGATAGCTCCGCCGGCGAGGATGAGGACACCGCCGAGAGCGGTGACTGCGACAGCGACGAACAGGATCATCGGGAACGGGATCGGGACAGCATCAAGATACGACAGTCCACCTGA
- the LOC120457723 gene encoding protein borderless isoform X1, whose amino-acid sequence MPAKRSRTFRQSGSALLSLLAIIFLMNISCTSGARDHRRPTNLEAKVGSHVVFNCNIDFPFDAPIPYLVHWSKDSKKIFTWYEQETSTNELFNGRLHLVENHPEFGRASVNLTAIRESDQGWYHCQVSFPNRSPSVRNNGTAYHLAVQGGSLIRIPPVNQTIQEGQTAFFHCVKKNPENSQASWYKDGVLLQEVQDLVRRSYTGPDGSLSIDPTMMSDLGEYECKVRNSEGELQTAKAFLNIQYKAKVIYAPPEVFLPYGQPAVLDCHFRANPPLKNLRWEKDGLLFDSYNVPGVFYKMNGSLFFAKVDENHAGSYTCTPYNDLGTDGPSPVISVIVLRPPIFSVTPKAIYIQKLGEAAELPCEAIDRDGNNRPSIVWSRKDGEPLPADRFSLSGGNLTITGLVEGDRGIYECSATNEAATITAEAELMIENIAPRAPYNLTANSTETCITIRWQPGYLRPNLEYTVWYRLMEAPEWRTLRVLDKKVMEATVQHLQPGKEYEFMVLSQDKYGDGMFSKQFRFQTLPSPIRADDFDAQQLQHDLGQVTAPAGGLGAPWNLTAISNQQGWLLHWEHPVQGLEGLRLYAVRWWKEPEHFLIGHAETFDNYYQLRHLKEDTLFKVQVMAVGTEMQQSVPSHELLIDVPSQRKVRALIIGSSVGVIFLLCALCAFLYVKRSCLRHLFAKDSSAGEDEDTAESGDCDSDEQDHRERDRDSIKIRQST is encoded by the exons ATGCCAGCGAAACGCAGCAGAACATTCCGGCAATCCGGATCCGCGCTGCTTTCTCTGCTGGCGATCATCTTCTTAATGAACATATCCTGCACGAGTGGAGCCCGCGATCACAGGCGACCCACCAACCTGGAGGCCAAAGTGGGCTCCCACGTGGTCTTCAACTGCAACATCGACTTTCCCTTCGATGCCCCCATTCCCTACCTGGTGCACTGGAGCAAGGAC AGCAAGAAAATCTTCACCTGGTACGAGCAGGAGACCTCCACCAATGAGCTATTTAATGGCCGACTGCATCTGGTCGAGAACCATCCGGAATTTGGACGCGCCTCCGTCAATCTGACCGCCATCCGGGAATCGGACCAGGGCTGGTACCACTGCCAAGTTAGCTTCCCCAATCGCTCGCCCTCGGTCCGCAACAATGGCACCGCCTACCACCTGGCCGTCCAGGGTGGCTCCCTCATCCGCATTCCCCCAGTGAATCAGACCATCCAGGAGGGACAGACCGCCTTCTTCCATTGCGTTAAGAAGAATCCGGAGAACTCGCAGGCCTCGTGGTACAAGGACGGGGTGCTGCTGCAGGAGGTGCAGGATCTGGTGCGTAGATCCTACACGGGTCCCGATGGCAGCCTCAGCATCGATCCCACCATGATGAGCGACCTGGGCGAGTACGAGTGCAAGGTGCGCAACAGCGAGGGCGAACTGCAGACGGCCAAGGCCTTTCTCAACATACAAT ATAAGGCCAAGGTGATTTACGCCCCGCCAGAGGTTTTCCTGCCGTACGGCCAGCCCGCCGTGCTCGACTGCCACTTCCGTGCGAATCCGCCGTTGAAGAATTTGCGCTGGGAGAAGGACGGCCTGCTCTTCGACTCGTACAATGTGCCCGGGGTGTTCTACAAGATGAACGGCAGCCTGTTCTTCGCCAAGGTGGACGAGAACCATGCCGGCAGCTACACTTGCACACCCTACAACGACCTCGGCACGGACGGACCATCGCCGGTCATCAGCGTGATTGTGCTCCGGCCGCCCATCTTCAGCGTCACGCCCAAGGCCATCTACATCCAGAAGCTGGGCGAGGCCGCCGAGCTGCCCTGCGAAGCCATCGACCGGGACGGAAACAATCGACCCTCCATTGTCTGGAGCAGG AAAGACGGGGAGCCGCTGCCGGCGGACAGGTTCAGTCTCAGCGGCGGCAATCTGACTATCACGGGATTGGTGGAGGGGGACCGTGGAATATACGAGTGCTCGGCGACCAACGAGGCGGCCACCATTACGGCGGAGGCCGAGCTCATGATTGAGAACATCGCGCCGCGGGCACCGTACAATCTCACGGCCAACAGCACGGAGACCTGCATCACCATACGCTGGCAGCCAG GTTACCTGCGCCCCAACTTGGAGTACACTGTGTGGTATCGACTCATGGAGGCGCCCGAATGGCGAACCCTTCGCGTGCTGGACAAGAAGGTGATGGAGGCGACAGTGCAGCATCTTCAGCCGGGAAAGGAGTACGAGTTCATGGTGCTCAGCCAGGACAAATACGGCGACGGCATGTTCAGCAAGCAGTTCCGCTTCCAAACGCTAC CCTCGCCCATTAGGGCGGATGACTTCGATgcccagcagctgcaacacGATCTGGGTCAGGTCACAGCCCCAGCCGGGGGACTGGGAGCGCCCTGGAATCTCACTGCCATTAGCAACCAGCAGGGCTGGCTGCTCCACTGGGAGCATCCCGTCCAGGGATTGGAGGGCCTGCGCCTGTACGCCGTTCGTTGGTGGAAGGAGCCGGAGCACTTCCTCATCGGCCACGCGGAGACCTTCGACAACTACTACCAGCTGCGCCACCTCAAGGAGGACACGCTGTTCAAGGTGCAGGTCATGGCGGTGGGCACCGAAATGCAGCAATCGGTGCCCAGCCACGAGCTCCTCATCGACGTGCCATCGCAGCGGAAAGTGCGTGCCCTGATCATCGGCAGTTCCGTGGGCGTCATCTTTCTGCTCTGCGCCCTGTGCGCTTTTTTATACGTGAAGCGGAGCTGCCTAAGGCACCTGTTCGCCAAGGATAGCTCCGCCGGCGAGGATGAGGACACCGCCGAGAGCGGTGACTGCGACAGCGACGAACAGGATCATCGGGAACGGGATCGGGACAGCATCAAGATACGACAGTCCACCTGA